One window of the Zea mays cultivar B73 chromosome 3, Zm-B73-REFERENCE-NAM-5.0, whole genome shotgun sequence genome contains the following:
- the LOC103652331 gene encoding DNA replication complex GINS protein SLD5, with product MDPDFELEFEMVGVLRAYKTTWDDGDSAAAAAATDVDLLKRAWLNEKAASDILSFDSPLALRVHEQIQHLEEALDDFVDDGVDDLVVSLYQMDLDRTLFLLRSYLLLEKIKKYTMHISRSDDLLSHLSQQERLVGAFITIVCATL from the exons ATGGACCCCGACTTCGAGCTCGAGTTCGAGATGGTCGGTGTCTTGCGTGCGTACAAGACCACATGGGACGATGGTGACtctgctgcggcggcggcggccacggACGTCGATTTGCTCAAGCGAGCGTGGCTCAACGAGAAGGCCGCGTCGGATATCCTCAGCTTTGACTCGCCCCTCGCGTTACGTGTCCACGAGCAGATCCAACACCT GGAGGAGGCGCTCGATGACTTCGTCGACGACGGCGTTGACGACCTGGTGGTCTCGCTCTACCAGATGGACCTCGATCGCACGCTCTTCCTCCTCCGCTCCTACCTCCTCCTGGAGAAG ATCAAGAAGTACACAATGCATATCTCTAGGTCCGATGACCTCCTTAGTCATCTCTCACAACAGGAGCGCCTGGTTGGGGCATTTATCACAATTGTTTGCGCCACCTTGTGA
- the LOC103650854 gene encoding uncharacterized protein: protein MAVYIRLDDAVRARLRGDAAAGCTSSGSDHDASACLSGLVQAFLETGASAAEAGGPGPAPKECDSDEEDGPGRAAAAVASVRALLDPPAEEDVFRIRLAAAVAAAAEAEAALRAHGAAFRRAVAWRLRGAGYDAGVCRSRWEASGGITAGAYEYVDVVAPAPVGPGARQRARYIVDADFRAGLEVARATPEYAAVVAAVPAPAVVAREEAVGHAVRVASDAARRSLRAHGLHVPPWRKTRYMLAKWLGPYKRSTATSPAAVGAMPMPGGAGLDVKCRAVGFFAPPSTAPAPRIK, encoded by the coding sequence ATGGCCGTGTACATCCGCCTCGACGACGCCGTGCGCGCGCGCCTCCGCGGGGACGCCGCCGCGGGGTGCACCAGCAGCGGCAGCGACCACGACGCGTCCGCCTGCCTCTCCGGGCTCGTCCAGGCGTTCCTCGAGACGGGCGCCAGCGCGGCCGAGGCAGGCGGGCCGGGCCCAGCCCCCAAGGAGTGCGACTCCGACGAGGAGGACGGGCCCGGGCGGGCGGCCGCCGCCGTGGCGTCCGTGAGGGCCCTGCTCGACCCGCCGGCCGAGGAGGACGTGTTCCGGATCAGGCTGGCCGCAGCGGTGGCGGCCGCCGCGGAGGCCGAGGCGGCACTCCGGGCGCACGGGGCGGCGTTCCGGCGCGCCGTGGCGTGGAGGCTGCGCGGCGCCGGGTACGACGCCGGCGTGTGCCGGTCGCGGTGGGAGGCGTCCGGCGGCATCACGGCCGGGGCGTACGAGTACGTGGACGTGGTCGCGCCCGCGCCCGTCGGCCCGGGCGCGCGGCAGCGGGCCAGGTACATTGTGGACGCCGACTTCCGCGCGGGGCTGGAGGTGGCCCGCGCCACGCCCGAGTACGCGGCCGTCGTCGCCGCGGTGCCGGCGCCcgcggtggtcgcgcgggaggaggcCGTCGGCCACGCCGTGCGCGTCGCGTCCGACGCCGCGCGCCGCTCGCTCCGCGCCCACGGCCTCCACGTCCCGCCCTGGCGCAAGACGCGCTACATGCTCGCCAAGTGGCTCGGCCCCTACAAGCGCTCCACCGCCACCTCGCCGGCGGCCGTCGGGGCAATGCCGATGCCCGGCGGTGCTGGGCTGGACGTCAAGTGCCGCGCCGTCGGGTTCTTTGCGCCCCCGTCCACCGCGCCGGCGCCCAGGATCAAGTAG